A single region of the Cucumis melo cultivar AY chromosome 3, USDA_Cmelo_AY_1.0, whole genome shotgun sequence genome encodes:
- the LOC103488610 gene encoding uncharacterized protein LOC103488610, which translates to MSEIKHFCMVMKINVDCNACCRKLRRIVLKMKAIETYMIERERHRLIVFGRFKPSDIAIKIRKKMNRRVEILDVEEMEPLPATDQNPPPPENIQGPGPGPGPNADQHHIPMFPSLEQADHGRPPMFPSLAANQCRSYPSCRPDFGVTCFPEPDMEERFWEYGYDYEVVGDREERPTISLHNYYHY; encoded by the exons ATGTCTGAGATCAAG CATTTTTGTATGGTGATGAAAATCAATGTTGACTGCAATGCTTGTTGTAGGAAGCTTAGGAGGATTGTGTTAAAAATGAAAG CAATCGAGACGTATATGATAGAGAGGGAGCGACACAGGTTGATCGTGTTTGGCAGATTCAAGCCATCCGACATTGCCATTAAGATCCGAAAGAAAATGAATCGTAGAGTCGAAATCCTGGATGTCGAAGAAATGGAGCCCTTACCTGCCACCGATCAAAACCCACCGCCACCGGAGAACATTCAAGGTCCTGGTCCTGGTCCTGGCCCCAACGCAGATCAACATCACATACCCATGTTTCCTTCATTGGAGCAAGCTGATCATGGGAGGCCGCCCATGTTTCCATCTCTCGCCGCCAACCAATGCCGTTCCTATCCATCTTGTCGCCCGGATTTCGGCGTAACTTGCTTCCCGGAGCCTGACATGGAAGAGCGCTTCTGGGAGTATGGGTATGACTACGAAGTTGTTGGAGATAGAGAAGAACGACCTACCATCTCTCTTCACAATTACTACCACtactag
- the LOC103488606 gene encoding uncharacterized protein LOC103488606, with amino-acid sequence MGRKLDALLGRNFRASKFRPLLNLSLSRLSILTAQRRLRCSQANSDVLQLLQLSHHHRALLRVEKVIKDQNALDAYVLIEGYLNLLLERTTLLEQQSECPEELKEPVAGLLFAASRCGDFPELHEIKSVLTTRFGKEFTARAVELRNNCGVNLSLMQKLSTRQPPLETRVEVLKSIASENGIVLQFDQLPHSNEEKVARSGRQSEAEGRSEEFSNEVASDSKKTYKDVADAAQAAFESAAQAAAAARAAMELSRSHEGPSSPSKPGSGTTPHNKQKKEKTEVESKVKQEMEEYGNGRRGEGEGEEEEGGKMGGDEMDEERTSNTKNGLKMETKVEKTEVSEKGSFRLNLEKKPISVRTRRVRG; translated from the exons ATGGGAAGAAAGCTTGACGCTCTTCTTGGTAGGAATTTCAGAGCCTCCAAATTTCGCCCTCTTCTCAATCTCTCCCTCTCTCGTCTTTCTATTCTCACCGCCCAACGCCGTCTCCGGTGCTCTCAGGCCAATTCCGATGTCCTTCAACTCCTTCAACTCTCCCACCACCACCGCGCTTTACTTCGA GTCGAGAAAGTCATTAAGGATCAGAATGCTCTGGATGCTTATGTTTTAATTGAAGGCTACCTTAATCTCTTGCTTGAAAGAACCACTCTCCTCGAACAACAAAG TGAGTGCCCTGAAGAATTGAAAGAGCCAGTTGCAGGATTACTCTTTGCAGCCTCAAGATGTGGGGATTTCCCTGAACTTCATGAGATCAAATCAGTTTTGACCACTCGTTTTGGCAAGGAATTCACTGCTCGTGCTGTTGAATTACGCAACAATTGTGGAGTTAATCTTTCG TTAATGCAAAAACTTTCCACAAGGCAGCCCCCTTTGGAGACTAGAGTGGAGGTCCTCAAATCCATTGCTTCCGAGAATGGGATTGTATTGCAATTTGACCAGCTTCCTCATTCCAATGAG GAAAAAGTAGCGAGAAGCGGGAGGCAAAGCGAGGCAGAGGGGCGGAGTGAAGAATTTTCAAATGAAGTGGCATCTGATTCTAAAAAAACGTACAAAGATGTGGCGGATGCAGCACAAGCCGCTTTTGAATCAGCAGCTCAAGCAGCAGCTGCTGCACGAGCTGCCATGGAGCTCTCCCGATCCCATGAGGGTCCAAGCAGCCCGAGTAAGCCTGGCTCTGGAACCACTCCACAtaacaaacaaaagaaagagaaaacagaggttgaatctaaagtaAAACAAGAAATGGAGGAATATGGAAATGGGAGgagaggagaaggagaaggagaagaagaagaaggggggAAAATGGGAGGGGATGAAATGGATGAGGAGAGAACTTCAAATACTAAAAATGGGTTGAAGATGGAAACAAAGGTAGAGAAAACAGAGGTAAGTGAGAAGGGAAGCTTTCGTTTAAATCTGGAGAAGAAACCAATTTCAGTAAGAACAAGAAGAGTACGAGGATAG